The DNA segment actgctttatttatggttatcctgcttatgtattAGTCAATACAGGCGTTTCACACACGTTTATTTCTGAACAATTTTCTTTATCACATTCATTGCCTGTTGAATTTATATCTACTGTTGTATCAatctcttcacctttggggagaggtATCATATCTGTGAAATCAGTTAGGAATTGTATGCTACAGTATGAAGGTAACGAGATTGAActagactgtattgtgcttggtttttccaactttgattgtattatcggcatcaacatgttaaccaagtacagggctacagttGATTTCCTTCAGAAggttgtgagattcagaccagagatgacaactgaatggaaattttatggtaagggttcacgagccagaatttctttgatatctgttctttcgaTGACTagtttattgcagaaaggagcagagggattcctcatttatgcagtagatgtgttgaaaactagcccaaaattggctgacttgccagtggttagtgaatttgctgatatctttcctgatgagattccaggatttcctccgactcgagaggtagacttcagtattgagttaatgccaggtactcaaccaatTTATAAaactccttatcgtatggctcctgttgaattgaaagaactgaaagagcgGTTAGTAGATCTTCTTGCCAAAGGGTACATCAGaccgagcgtttcaccttggggtgctccggttctGTTTGTACGAAAAAAATATGGTTCAATGAGGCTTTGCATCGACtatcggcaactgaacaaggcaacggtaaagaattgatatcctttgcctcgtatatatgatttgtttgatccgTTGCAGGGTTTTTCAgtgtattcaaagattgatctacgatctggttatcatcaattgagggtacgagatgaagatatctcTAAGACTActtttagaaccaggtatggacattatgagtttattgtcatgccttttggtttaacgaatgcaccagccgtatttatgggattgatgaatagagtatttcagagatatcttgatgaatttgtgattatctttattgatgatattttgatatatttcaaGAATCTGCATGAtcatgctgaccacttgagaattgttttgaaaacattgcgagaagagaaattatatgccaaactgtcaaaatgtgagttttggttgcagaaaatTGTGTTTCTCGGACATATCATTCCAGGtgatggtatttcagttgatTCGAGTAAAGTTGAGGCAGTGATtaattggccgagaccgacatctgtaccaGAAATACAAAGTTTCATGGGATTAGCTGGGTATTACCGTcgatttatcagagatttttcttctattgcgaaGTCTATTACGCACCTGACACAGAAAAATGCACCGTATATTTGGTATGAAGCTTGTGAAGCCAGTTTCCTTGAACTGAAGAACAGATTGAtgagtgcaccagtcttgacaattcttcaggtactggtgattttgttgtatattgtgatgcttctcaaaGGGGActaggatgtgttcttatgcagcgaggTCATGTTTTTGCGTATACCTCAAGACAATTAAAGCCGCATGAAATTAGAtttccgattcatgatcttgaattgccagctattgtctttgcattaaaGATTTGGTGACACTATCTGTACGGTGAGAAGTttaaaatcttttctgatcataaaagtttgaaatatctatttaCACAGTCCGAATTGAAAATGAGACAACGAAGATGGCTCGATTTATTGAAAGcctttgattgtgaaattaaatattatccagggaagtccaATGCAGCTGCCAATGCATTGAATCGAAAGAGATGTTCTCTTTCTTTATCTACTATTGGTATTTCTCATTTAGTAgatgattgttgtacttctggacTTATATTTGAAACAGATGTGAAATCTATTCGAGTATGTGCTATTCGAGCTAAGCCAGATTTGTTGGTTAGAATCAGAGAAGCGCAGAAAAATGATCAAagtattcagaattcgattgagatgaTCAGAGCAGGACATCAATCCGAATATAAGATCAGTGCTAATGAGGTTCtttatgtgaataaccgtattgttgtgccgattatttctgagttgagacggGATATTTTGAAAGAATCTCACTGCAGTCTATTCAATATTTATCAtggaggcagaaaaatgtacaatgacttgaagaatcagtattggtgaaaaCAAAtgagtctgatgtgactgagtTTGTGTCTAAGTGCTTGAATTTCCAACatgtgaaggctgaaagaaagaaaccaggtggtttatTGCACAGCTTATCTATTTCAGATGGAAAtgtgatcacatttccatggatttcgtaaTGAAGTTACCACGATCAtcccgaggatgcgatgctatttgggtgattattgatcgatTGACGAAATCCGCGTGCTTCATTCCGTATAAAatgacatatagacacgatCAAATGGTAGATTTATATGTCAaggaagtggtaagactacacggtgtgcctaAGTCTATTGTATCTGATAGAGATCCTTGATTCACATCACACTTTTGACACAATTTGCAACAAGCTCTAGGTACGAAGTTACATTTGAGTGctacttatcatcctcaaactgatggacaatatgaacgaactattcaaagacttgaggatatgcttagagctgtggtGTTAGATTTTAACACTACTTGGCAAGAATCATTACCACTGGTGAAGTTCTcatacaacaatagctatcaaacgagtattgagatggctccatttgaagcgttgtatgggaagaagtgtagatcaccattgtattgggatgatgtatcTGACGTTCCTAATATTGGGCCTGATATGGTCAGagagatgactgagaaggtggAATTGATTCGAAAACGAATGAAGATGGCACAAGatcgacaagcgaagtatgccaatatCAGACGAAGACCGTTGTGTTTTGAGAAAGGAGACATAATATTTTTGAAGATCTCACCTTTCCGTGGCACAGttagatttggcaagcgagggaagttatctccacgatttattggtccgtacgagattctcgagaagataggcgatcttgcttatcgactcgctcttcctccatctttgtctagtattcatgatgtattccatgtctctatgcttcgaaaatatcagcctgatgaatctcatatcttgcaacctgatgaagttgagcttgatgatactcttagctattttgagcggcctattcagatacttgatcgaaaagaaaaacaactccgAACTAAGACCATTCCactggtgaagattcagtggagtcgacatggagttgaagaggATACTTGGGAAGCTGAAgaagatatgagacagagatttccagaacTTTTCCATTGATGTGAGTCTTATTCTGTTTTTCCTTATTTCAGTATTTATGTGCATACACATTTATTGAGATTtagaggacgaaatcgtgtcttagaggaggagaattgtaaagccccgaaattatttaattttaatctgagactatttaatttgggaatatttggaatttagaattaaattctaatattattaaattatttaggattgaaattgaattattttgagttttcggggactgaatttCAAATAGTGGaaacttgaggggccaaagtgcaaattctGAGTCAAGTGGAGGACACATGGctgttaaatatatttatacgtGTATGTGCATCTTTCCATCAGATTTGTGAGATTTTTTCAGCAGCATCAAGCAAGAACCTCATCTTCTTATTGTCATTTCATTTTCAAACTttcatatcttttgatccggtcgttcgattttaattttgaataaagttttggaatcctctctTAGAGAGATTTGAAGTGACGTAAGTTTCTCTatgattccttgattttgaaactTATGTTGGGAGGAATCAGGTTTTGATCATGAATTGGTGTTTTTTTGAGCTTGTATATCTTAtatattcgaaaccggatcgaagaacATAGATTGTTTGTGTTTCTTATGGTTTTTCAGCTATGTTCGAACCTATATGTTTTTGATATGCTGAGATGTTTATGATATCTTATTGATATATGTTGGTTTGAAGTATATATGATTGATATAATGAGTTTGATATTGTTTCGGTTACCGGTTttcagtcgttatgccgccgatttaCGATTTGATGCGGTTTTGATCTCTTGTGATTGAGTTGAAGTGTTATTTGGATTGTTGCTGATGTTTGTAGCATATATATCCTTTCTTTCAGATTAGTATTAAAGGATATCGACTCGAGAACTTCAATTTTAATCGGTGAAGATTTgatcaaggtttgaagttaGTATGATTTGTCATGACTTGGAGCAGAATTTGATATGTGTTCTTGACGATAGGTTTTCCAATTTGAAGCATTTAGAACCGAGAGATTGAAAAGGTATAAATTGGTATCGAATGAAAATGGAATTTGATACTCGAGGTTGATGAATCTTGAGTCTTCCcagagaaaatcacatacttgatcttttatatgttcttgatttaaactttgagttgttgatccatcacaggtagtggatctttgattttaattgatATTAGCTTATCATCGAATCGATTACGATATGAGAAGATCGGATATATCCATATCAAaaatcgtatacgaatcttggtACCGAGGTTCAGATGTGAATCTTGAGGCCGTGATTGGCTTAAAACATCTCGATGATTGAAGTTTATTTACGAAGCTCTTATCGTTTTTATTTATATCTTGAATTGATATTATTGATATCGCATGTATATAtcgtttatactgggaatgatttttcaccggagtttatccgattattgtcttgttttgtatatgtGAATGGTaatagatggggcaggagctggtcagagaCGGCCTTGATAGCTTGGGAGAGAGATTTAACACGTGTGGACTCGGGTCTAGATGTTGAAATGCTGTCAAACATGTTGTGTTGAACAAGTTtagcatgtttatgtttctaaGTAGTGAATAAACGTTGTACTTGGAATTTGGAACTAAACTTGTATATTTCTAGCATTCATGAGTATTTTTAGTTGAGTATACATGTAAACCTTCTTGTCCTAAACTTGTTCTTGATGATATAACATGTCTAGAATTGGTATATGAAGTTTGGAACAGATTTTGACAGCACAGAAATCTGCATATTGTCGAGCAGGgtatgctcgctcgattggttgcttttgaccgatcgagcgagacctgttATTTTCAAAACCGAGAGTTTCATATTtttgcttgctcgatcggttgatgttgatcgatcgagcgaggtgcattatttttttaaaaacaaaatttggtCTTTCATGCTTTGAACTTGGTTTAATTATGACTTAGTCATTAAGTGCCCTATGAATTGAATTAGCGACCCGAgccctccatctttatctgatattcacgacgtttttcacgtctctaagTTGCGAAAATATCATCTAGacccttctcatattcttcagcctgacgaggccgagcttgacgagactctaagctactttgagcgatcGATTCGGAACCTTGAccgaaaggagaagcagctcagaaccaagtcgattcctttagtgaaagttcagtggagccatcacggagtcgaggaagcgac comes from the Henckelia pumila isolate YLH828 chromosome 1, ASM3356847v2, whole genome shotgun sequence genome and includes:
- the LOC140874312 gene encoding uncharacterized protein, encoding MAPVELKELKERLVDLLAKGYIRPSVSPWGAPVLFVRKKYGSMRLCIDYRQLNKATKIVFLGHIIPGDGISVDSSKVEAVINWPRPTSVPEIQSFMGLAGYYRRFIRDFSSIAKSITHLTQKNAPYIWYEACEARKSNAAANALNRKRCSLSLSTIGISHLVDDCCTSGLIFETDVKSIRVCAIRAKPDLLVRIREAQKNDQSIQNSIEMIRAGHQSEYKISANEVLYVNNRIVVPIISELRRDILKESHCSLFNIYHGGRKMYNDLKNQYW